One window of bacterium genomic DNA carries:
- a CDS encoding class I SAM-dependent methyltransferase — translation MIPFGEEYANLYDALYQDKNYEKECDFIEAILKKHNYQPKTILELGCGTGGHALILAKRGYNLTAIDKSQPMLEVAANKAKKAKLDIEFIKGDITNISLNKKFDAVISMFAVMSYQITNKAIADVCKLARESLISNGLFLFDCWHGPTVLIDKPKPVTKEVKLNKNETILRFSQPEVDIINHIVKVNFRVWHLKDHKLNMLKEILETHPMRFIFPQEIKYFLEVAGFNKVEFYPFLEIKKELTEKDWNMMVVGR, via the coding sequence ATGATACCATTTGGAGAAGAATATGCTAATCTCTACGATGCCCTGTATCAGGATAAAAATTACGAGAAAGAGTGTGATTTTATAGAGGCAATTTTAAAAAAACATAATTACCAGCCAAAAACAATTCTTGAATTAGGTTGTGGCACTGGTGGACATGCCCTTATCCTCGCAAAAAGGGGATATAATCTCACCGCCATAGATAAATCTCAACCAATGCTTGAGGTTGCGGCAAATAAAGCTAAAAAGGCAAAACTTGATATTGAGTTTATAAAAGGTGATATAACAAATATCTCCTTGAATAAAAAATTTGATGCGGTAATCTCAATGTTTGCGGTGATGAGTTATCAAATAACCAATAAGGCGATTGCTGATGTTTGCAAATTGGCAAGAGAAAGCCTCATCTCTAACGGATTATTCTTGTTTGACTGCTGGCACGGTCCGACAGTTCTCATTGATAAGCCTAAACCAGTAACAAAAGAAGTAAAGTTAAACAAGAATGAAACGATTCTCAGATTTTCGCAACCCGAAGTTGATATTATCAACCATATTGTTAAAGTCAATTTCAGGGTATGGCACTTGAAGGACCATAAACTAAATATGCTAAAGGAAATATTAGAAACACATCCAATGAGATTCATATTTCCACAAGAGATAAAATATTTCCTTGAAGTTGCAGGGTTTAATAAAGTTGAATTCTATCCATTTCTTGAGATTAAAAAAGAATTGACAGAAAAGGATTGGAATATGATGGTGGTAGGAAGATGA